The nucleotide sequence CAAAATCGAAAACTTATGTCCACAACCGCTTAAGCAATGGCAGTGGCATTACATTTCCTCTTTTTAGTACATATCAACAAAGTTATGCCCTCAATTTAATAAAGGATAGTGGACTTTTTGGCAAGGGATGGGGTAGAGATCAGTATAAGATTTATTTGCCAGAATCTCACAATGACTTTATTTTTCCAGTAATATTAAGTGAAGGTGGATGGATAGCAGGGTTCCTTATAGTTTTCTCATATTTTTATCTGATATATTCTATTTTTATCTTAGCAAAAGAAGAGAAGGATTTATTTAATTATTTATTGCTATGTGGAATTTTAAGTTTATGGTCATGGCAAATTCTTTTAAATATTTCCATGACATTAGGTTTTTTGCCAGTTATGGGGCTTCCTTTACCTTTTATCAGTTTTGGAGGGTCCTCCTTGATTAGTAACTGGATATTAGTTGGTATACTTTTGAAAATTAGCTCTTTAAGGAGATGGAAGGAATGAGAAATATTATTTTTGTGGCTGGAGGAACAGGTGGACATTTATATCCTGCTATGAATTTGGCGGATTATATAATGAATAATAGTAGAGATATAAATATAATTTTTATTGGAAGAAAAAATGGTATTGAATCAAAATTACTAAAGGATAAATTTCCTTTTTATGGAATATCATTACCAAGGGCTATTGAATTAAGACCTTGGGATTATATTAAGGCTTTTTATGAGGTAGAAAAAATCATAAGAAAGTTAAAACCAGATTTATTTGTAATTTTTGGGAGTTACATTTCAGTACCTGTTTTAATTAACGCAGTATTTTGGAGATATCCTTTTTATATGCATGAACAGAATGTTATCCCCGGAAAAGTTATTAAATATTTCTCTCCTCTTGCAAAGGGAATAGCTATTAGTTTTCCTGAAACTAAAAAATTTTTGAAAAATAAGAATATTTTTTATACTGGAAATTTTGTTAGAAAGGAACAGTTGACAATAGATAAAGAGAGTTGTAAAAAAGAGTTAGGATTTAATTTAAATAAAAAACTTCTCCTCATAACGGGAGGAAGTCAGGGGGCAAGAAAAATAAATGAGATCGTGAAAAAAATAATTCCCATATTGTTAGATATGAATTGGGAAATTTTCCATCAAATTGGTGAAAATTTGTTTTCAGAATATATAAAAGATATCCCAGAAGAATGGATGTTTAAAGGATATAGACCAACACCTTTTATAAATGAGATGGAAAAAGCTATAAGAGCATCGGATCTTGCAATAAGTAGGGCTGGAGCAACAACAATATATCAGTTTCTTTATGCAGGACTTCCTGCTATTTATATTCCATATCCATACGCAAAGGATAATCACCAATACTTAAATGCTAAAATAGCTGTTGAAAAGGGTTTTGGAACTATAATTAAGGAATCGGATCTTTCTGAAAGTGTTTTGATTGAAAAGATCGTTGAATGGGGAGATAAAAAGGTAAAACCATTAAATTTACCTGATGGAAGAGAGATATTTTGGGGAATATTAAAAGATTATTTGGAAGGGAGGAATTGATTTGCTTTCTTGGGAAAAGTTCCATTTTGTAGGGATTGCAGGATCGGGGATGAGTGCACTGGCTTATATATTGGCAGAAGAAGGCTATCAAGTGTCTGGATCAGATCTTCAAGAGAACTTATCAACAATAAGACTGCGCTCTAAAGGAGTGAAAATTTTTGTTGGTCATAGAGCGGAGCAGGTAAAAAATGTTGATGTTGTTGTTGTATCTTCTGCTATTCCTGAAAATAATATAGAGGTTATTACTGCTAAAGAAAACAATATACCTATTATACAAAGGGGAGAATTATTATCACTTTTAACTAAAGAGAAGAAATCAATTTTAATTGCAGGGGCTCATGGAAAAACTACTACAACTTCAATGATTGCTCTTGTTTTAGAAAAAGCAGGATTAGATCCAACAGTTTTAGTAGGAGGAGAAGTTGAGGATTTCGGAGGAAATGCTAAGCTCGGAAAAGGGGAGTATTTAGTTGCTGAGGCAGATGAAAGTGACGGTTCTATGCTAAAACTTTTCCCATATGCATTGGTTATAACAAATATTGATAATGACCATTTAGATTATTATAAAACAATTGAAAATATTAAGACGGCTTTTTTGAAGATGATAGAGAAGGTTCCTGAGGACGGATTTGTTATTATAGGGACAGAAAGCCAATATGTTAGGGAAATTTTGCCAAATATTAAAAGGACTTATTATACTTATGGTTTAGATAAAAATAATGATTTTTATCCTGAGGTTTTAAATATTCAACCTAATTTTTCCGAATTTAAGGTTTATTATAAAGGGAAAGAGTTAGGTAAAATTAGATTGAATGTTTCAGGGCTTCATAATATACTTAATGCTTTATCTGCAATAGCTATCTCCTATGTCTTGGGAATTGATATAAATGCTGGTATTAAAGCCTTGGAATCTTTTAGAGGAGTTCAGAGAAGGATTCAATTTAAGGGTAATATAAATAATGTTCTTGTTTTTGATGACTATGGACACCATCCGACAGAGATAAAAGCAACTTTAAATACTTTGAAACTTTATGATAGAAGACTTGTAGTAGCTTTTCAACCCCATAGATATACAAGAACCTATTATTTGAGTAAAGAATTGGCGGAGGCTTTAGAATTATCTGATGTTTTAATAATTACAGATATCTATTCTGCTGGAGAAAAACCTATTCCAGGAGTTTCTGGTAAGAATATCTATGATATTTATGTGGAAAAATATCCGGAAAAGGAAGTTTACTACTGTGAGAATCTTATTGAGGTTGCTAAAAAAGCAAAAGAGATTTTAAGGGACGGAGATATATTTTTAACCTTGGGGGCTGGAGATATTTACAAAGTAGGGGAGGCTCTTCTTACAAAAGATCTAAAGGAGAATAAAGTTGAGTACTCTCATTAATAGGAAAATTAAAGGCTTAATTTTGGAAAAAGAACCAATAGCAAGGCACACTTCCTTTAAGATTGGAGGAACAGCAGATTTTCTTGTAATACCTAAAGTATGGGATGATGTTTACGAGGTTATTGATAAATGCAATAGAGAAAAGATTCCATATAGAATTATGGGACAAGGTAGTAATATTTTAGTTTCAGATGAAGGAGTAGAGGGAATAGTTATTAAAATAAATAGATCTCTTGGAAGTATAAATAGGGTAGAACGTGGAATTATAAGGGTGGAGGCAGGATGTTTAATTTCAGATCTTCTATCTTATCTTGTGAATAATAATCTGGGAGGACTGGAATTTTTAGCTGGTATTCCAGGAAATATTGGAGGTGCTGTCTTTGGTAACGCAGGTGCTTGGGGAGAGGCTATTGGAAAGTGTGTGGAAATGGTGGATATAATTGACAAGGATTTAAGAGAAAAAACCTTAAGAAGAGAGGATTTAGTATTTAGCTACAGAAGATCAAATATTAATGAGGGCATTGTTATAAAGTCGGTATATTTAAAGGTTTTTGAACAAGATGGTGGTAAGACAAAAGATAAAATATTGAGATATCTCTATGAAAGAAATAGAAAATTGCCTAAACTTCCATCAGCAGGTAGTATTTTTAAAAATCCTCCAAATCAAAGCGCTGGTTATCTGATAGAGCAAGTTGGATTGAAAGGATATAGAGTTGGAAATGTTATGGTGTCTTACGAACATGCAAATATAATTGTTAATCTTGGTGAAGGGAAGGCAAAAGATGTGATGAATATCATTGAAATTGTAAAAGAAAAGGTATATAAAAAATTTAATATTTCATTAGAACTGGAAATAAAGGTTTGGTAAAGATTTATGAAAAAGTTTTTATGTTTTTTTATATTTCTAATAATAATTTCGATGGGATTTATATTATATGTAAGGATTGATCCTTATAATGAGAATGTTTATAAGATTGTTAAGGACAAATTTTATAGAAAATTTATGATTCGTATTAATTCGCAAGAGTTAGAAAAAATTTTTATCGAGAAAGGTTTTATTATAAAGAGTATTAAAAGATATCCTTGGTCCTTAAAAGTGAGCTGGGAAGAAGAATATACTTGGATTCATATTCTATCAAAAAGTAAAGAATATTTTATAAGTCAAAAGTGCATGATCATGAAGAATATTAAAAGGCATGACAATACGATTACAGTAAAGGATTATAATAATTTGCCCATAAAGGATATTGTTCTATTAATTAAAAGCTTTGGTTCTATAAATATAAAGGAGGTTGAGCTTTTTTCAAAATATTTTGTGGTTTACTCTGATGATAAGAGAATCTTATTTGATTACAAGAATTATAAAGAAAATTTGAAAGATTTCAAAACCCTATTTAAGGAGTTAAATGCTAAGTATTTTGATTTTAGATTTAGTATTCCTGTGATTAGGGGATAAATTGAATGTCCGATATTTTTTTAGCCTTGGATTTAGGTTCTTCGAAGATTGCTGCAATAATAGGTAATATAGAGAAGGAGATAGAGATATTAGGATACTCCATTGTTCCTTCTCAGGGGATTCAATTTGGAAATATAGTAGATATGAATAGTGCGAGCTCATGTGTTTCTGAGGCAGTCGAAAGAGCGGAAAAAATGTTAGGGAAAAAAGTATCTCCAAGGGTGGTTGTAGCTATTGGAAATGAAAGTACAGTTCCCATACAGAGCAAAGGGGTTGTAATAATAAAAAATAAAAATCAAGAAATTACAAGTAAAGATGTGGAAAGAGTAATTGAAACTGCAAAAACCACTTTACTTCCTCCAAATAAAGAGATAATATATGCATTAAAGAAAGAGTTTCGAGTTGATGGACAAAATAATATAGAAAATCCTGTAGGGCTTACAGGAACAAGATTAGAAGCAGATGTTATACTAATAACCCATGATGTATCTCAAATAAGAAATGTAATAAATGTAATGCAAAGGGCAAATCTCTATATTGAAGGGTTTATACCAAAAGAAGTAGCTCTATCAGAGGCTATACTAACAGAAGACGAAATGAACTTAGGTGTGGCTTTGGCTGATATAGGTGGAGATTTAAGTCATTTAGCAGTATATAAGGAAGGTAGTCTTATTTCTACAGGAGTTTTAAGATTAGGAGGGGAAAGAATAACGAAGGATATTGCAATAGGATTAAGATTAAAACCTGAAGAGGCAGAAAAAGCGAAAATACTAATTGGATCCCTTAAAGATGTTAATAAATCATTAGAGGTAACTACTTTGCAGGGAGACAAGGTAACTATTAATTCTAATCAATTAAAAGAGATAATACAACCGAGAGTAGAGCAAATCTTGTACTATATAGATAGGAAGTTTCAAGAATTAAGTTATCCCTTAGATTTACTACCAGGAGGATTAATAATTACAGGTGGTACTGCCTTATTAGATGGGATTGAAGAATTTGCTTCAAACTTTTTAAAAATACCTGTGAAAAGAAGATGTCCGAGTATTCTTACCTCTTATATGAGAGGAAATGATGCATATTTTTTTACAGTAGCTATGGGTGCTCTTTTAAGGATTAAAAAAGATATGAAAATTTATGATAAAAAGCAACCTTGGTTTACATCTTTAAAAGAAAAATTTATGGGGTTTTTTAGACCCTTTACTGAGTCTTAAGAAGTTGAAAGGGGGAGTCAAAATTGTTGTCACAAAAACTTTTAGAGTCTCAAGATATAAATATGAAAAAGATACCGGTAATAAAAGTGGTTGGAGTTGGGGGAGCTGGAGGAAATGCTATTAACAGAATGATTGATGCTGGTGTTCATGGGGTGGAGTTTATTGCAGTTAATACTGATGTGGCTGTACTGCAAACAAGTAAAGCACCTATAAAAATACAAATTGGGGCTGAGCTCACAAAAGGATTAGGAGCTGGAGGAGATCCTAAAATTGCAGAGAAAGCAGCATTGGAAAGCGAGGAGATAATTAGGGAATATTTACAAGGTGCGGATATGGTTTTTATTACAGCTGGAATGGGAGGAGGTACTGGAACAGGAGCTTCTCCTGTTATTGCGGATATTGCAAGAGAGTGTGCAGATTTAGTTGTTGCAGTAGTAACATTACCTTTTTCTTTTGAGCTTAGAAAGAAGAGAGCAACAGCAAAAGAAGGTGTTGAGAGACTTAAAGAAAAAGTAGACTCTGTAATTATAATTAATAATGATAAACTGTTACAGCTTTCAGATAGAAATCTTCCTGTTTTAGAAGCCTTTAAATTAGCAGATGATGTTTTGAGACAAGCAGTACAGGGAGTTTCCGAAATTGTTAATGGTACAGGTATAATTAATATAGACTTCAATGATTTAAAATCTATAATGAGTAAGGCTGGTACTGCCTATTTAGGGATAGGTGTTGGAAAAGGTGAAAATAGAGCAAAGGAAGCTGCAAAAATGGCTTTAAACAGTCCTATTCTTGATATTTCTATAAATGGTGCTAAAGGGGTAATATTTAACATAACCTGTGGGAAAGATTTTAATATGAATGAGATAAATGAGCTTGCAGAAATGATTATTCAAAATGCTGATCCGGAAGCAAATGTAAAATTTGGTTTAGTAGCAAATGACGAGATGGAAGGAGCAATGAAAGTTACTATTGTGGCTACTGGGTTTGAACAGAACGAGGTATTTAAGGAGGTAAATAAAAAGGAGATTGAGCAGAATTATGCTCATTTGGTTGGAGATTTTGAATTACCTCCATTCCTATTAAAACAGCAAAACAATCCAAAAGATAAACGTTGAATTGGTACTTTATAAAGCAGATTAAAGAGTTAAAAGAGCAAGAAAAAGGATATAAACTGTCGAAAAAAGGCGGAGATGTTAGTATACTTTTGATTTTTCCTAATAGATACTCTTTGTCATTAGGAAATCTTGGATATTTAAGTGTATATAAATACTTCAATGACCAAAAAGGGATCTTATGTGAGAGGGCTTATATTCCCGATGAATTTCCCAAAAATACAAGTTTTCCTCTTTACTCCATAGAAACCCAAAGACCTGCAATTGACTTCGATATCTGGGCATTCTCATTGAGTTTTGAGATGGATTATTTCAATGTTATTAGAATTTTAAACTTAGAAAAGGTCCCGATTTTTTCTAAAGATAGAGACGAAAATTATCCTTTAATTATGGCAGGAGGAATTGCAATAAGCTCAAATCCCGAGCCTCTTGCTGAAGTTTTTGATTTAATTTTTATAGGTGAAGCAGAAGATTTCATTAAAGAATTTTCTGAGTATTTGATTTTAAAGAAAGAAAAAAATTGGGACAAAATTACTTTTTTAGAAAAAGTTTCTTCTCTTGAAGGAGTTTATATACCAAGATTTAGTACTCCTTTCTATGGTA is from Dictyoglomus sp. NZ13-RE01 and encodes:
- a CDS encoding UDP-N-acetylglucosamine--N-acetylmuramyl-(pentapeptide) pyrophosphoryl-undecaprenol N-acetylglucosamine transferase, whose amino-acid sequence is MRNIIFVAGGTGGHLYPAMNLADYIMNNSRDINIIFIGRKNGIESKLLKDKFPFYGISLPRAIELRPWDYIKAFYEVEKIIRKLKPDLFVIFGSYISVPVLINAVFWRYPFYMHEQNVIPGKVIKYFSPLAKGIAISFPETKKFLKNKNIFYTGNFVRKEQLTIDKESCKKELGFNLNKKLLLITGGSQGARKINEIVKKIIPILLDMNWEIFHQIGENLFSEYIKDIPEEWMFKGYRPTPFINEMEKAIRASDLAISRAGATTIYQFLYAGLPAIYIPYPYAKDNHQYLNAKIAVEKGFGTIIKESDLSESVLIEKIVEWGDKKVKPLNLPDGREIFWGILKDYLEGRN
- a CDS encoding UDP-N-acetylmuramate--L-alanine ligase produces the protein MLSWEKFHFVGIAGSGMSALAYILAEEGYQVSGSDLQENLSTIRLRSKGVKIFVGHRAEQVKNVDVVVVSSAIPENNIEVITAKENNIPIIQRGELLSLLTKEKKSILIAGAHGKTTTTSMIALVLEKAGLDPTVLVGGEVEDFGGNAKLGKGEYLVAEADESDGSMLKLFPYALVITNIDNDHLDYYKTIENIKTAFLKMIEKVPEDGFVIIGTESQYVREILPNIKRTYYTYGLDKNNDFYPEVLNIQPNFSEFKVYYKGKELGKIRLNVSGLHNILNALSAIAISYVLGIDINAGIKALESFRGVQRRIQFKGNINNVLVFDDYGHHPTEIKATLNTLKLYDRRLVVAFQPHRYTRTYYLSKELAEALELSDVLIITDIYSAGEKPIPGVSGKNIYDIYVEKYPEKEVYYCENLIEVAKKAKEILRDGDIFLTLGAGDIYKVGEALLTKDLKENKVEYSH
- a CDS encoding UDP-N-acetylenolpyruvoylglucosamine reductase: MKLSTLINRKIKGLILEKEPIARHTSFKIGGTADFLVIPKVWDDVYEVIDKCNREKIPYRIMGQGSNILVSDEGVEGIVIKINRSLGSINRVERGIIRVEAGCLISDLLSYLVNNNLGGLEFLAGIPGNIGGAVFGNAGAWGEAIGKCVEMVDIIDKDLREKTLRREDLVFSYRRSNINEGIVIKSVYLKVFEQDGGKTKDKILRYLYERNRKLPKLPSAGSIFKNPPNQSAGYLIEQVGLKGYRVGNVMVSYEHANIIVNLGEGKAKDVMNIIEIVKEKVYKKFNISLELEIKVW
- the ftsA gene encoding cell division protein FtsA is translated as MSDIFLALDLGSSKIAAIIGNIEKEIEILGYSIVPSQGIQFGNIVDMNSASSCVSEAVERAEKMLGKKVSPRVVVAIGNESTVPIQSKGVVIIKNKNQEITSKDVERVIETAKTTLLPPNKEIIYALKKEFRVDGQNNIENPVGLTGTRLEADVILITHDVSQIRNVINVMQRANLYIEGFIPKEVALSEAILTEDEMNLGVALADIGGDLSHLAVYKEGSLISTGVLRLGGERITKDIAIGLRLKPEEAEKAKILIGSLKDVNKSLEVTTLQGDKVTINSNQLKEIIQPRVEQILYYIDRKFQELSYPLDLLPGGLIITGGTALLDGIEEFASNFLKIPVKRRCPSILTSYMRGNDAYFFTVAMGALLRIKKDMKIYDKKQPWFTSLKEKFMGFFRPFTES
- a CDS encoding cell division protein FtsZ gives rise to the protein MKKIPVIKVVGVGGAGGNAINRMIDAGVHGVEFIAVNTDVAVLQTSKAPIKIQIGAELTKGLGAGGDPKIAEKAALESEEIIREYLQGADMVFITAGMGGGTGTGASPVIADIARECADLVVAVVTLPFSFELRKKRATAKEGVERLKEKVDSVIIINNDKLLQLSDRNLPVLEAFKLADDVLRQAVQGVSEIVNGTGIINIDFNDLKSIMSKAGTAYLGIGVGKGENRAKEAAKMALNSPILDISINGAKGVIFNITCGKDFNMNEINELAEMIIQNADPEANVKFGLVANDEMEGAMKVTIVATGFEQNEVFKEVNKKEIEQNYAHLVGDFELPPFLLKQQNNPKDKR